One window from the genome of Streptomyces sp. WZ-12 encodes:
- a CDS encoding NAD(P)H-dependent flavin oxidoreductase, whose protein sequence is MQTELSNALGVEHAVFGFTPFPAVAAAITRAGGFGVLGAVRYTAPGELARDLDWMQEHTDGLPYGLDVVMPATKVEGVTEADVEAMIPPEHRRYVEEVLAKYDVPPMPAGEASGWRITGWMEQVARTQLDVAFDYPIGLLANALGSPPADVIERAHAHGVRVAALAGSPRHARHHKAAGIDIVVAQGYEAGGHTGEIATMVLTPEVVAAVDPLPVLAAGGIGTGEQIAAGLALGAQGVWLGSIWLTTEEADLHSRRLTAKLLAAGPGDTVRSRALTGKPARQLRTAWTDAWDDPEGPGTLPMPLQGLLVAEANSRIQRHEVEPLLGTPVGQIVGRMTSERSVQAVFDDLTRGFERAVDRIDRIAGRA, encoded by the coding sequence ATGCAGACGGAGTTGAGCAACGCGCTGGGAGTCGAGCACGCCGTCTTCGGGTTCACGCCCTTCCCCGCGGTCGCCGCGGCGATCACCCGGGCCGGCGGGTTCGGGGTGCTCGGCGCGGTCCGCTACACCGCGCCCGGTGAACTGGCCCGCGATCTGGACTGGATGCAGGAGCACACCGACGGGCTGCCCTACGGGCTGGACGTGGTGATGCCCGCCACGAAGGTGGAGGGCGTCACCGAGGCCGATGTGGAGGCGATGATCCCGCCGGAGCACCGCCGGTACGTCGAGGAGGTGCTGGCCAAGTACGACGTGCCGCCGATGCCGGCGGGGGAGGCGTCCGGGTGGCGGATCACCGGGTGGATGGAGCAGGTGGCCCGCACCCAGCTCGACGTCGCCTTCGACTACCCGATCGGGCTGCTCGCCAACGCGCTGGGCTCCCCGCCGGCGGACGTCATCGAGCGCGCCCACGCGCACGGCGTCCGGGTCGCCGCGCTGGCCGGCAGCCCGCGGCACGCCCGGCACCACAAGGCCGCCGGGATCGACATCGTGGTGGCCCAGGGGTACGAGGCCGGCGGGCACACCGGGGAGATCGCCACCATGGTGCTCACCCCGGAAGTGGTCGCGGCCGTCGACCCGTTGCCGGTGCTGGCCGCCGGCGGGATCGGCACCGGCGAGCAGATCGCCGCCGGGCTCGCGCTGGGCGCCCAGGGCGTCTGGCTCGGCTCGATCTGGCTCACCACCGAGGAGGCCGATCTGCACTCCCGGCGGCTGACCGCCAAACTCCTCGCCGCCGGACCCGGCGACACCGTCCGCTCCCGCGCCCTGACCGGCAAGCCCGCCCGCCAACTGCGCACCGCCTGGACCGACGCCTGGGACGACCCCGAGGGCCCCGGCACCCTCCCGATGCCGCTCCAGGGCCTGTTGGTCGCCGAGGCCAACTCCCGCATCCAGCGGCACGAGGTCGAGCCGCTGCTCGGCACCCCGGTCGGCCAGATCGTCGGCCGGATGACCAGCGAACGCAGCGTTCAGGCGGTCTTCGACGACCTCACCCGCGGCTTCGAGCGGGCCGTCGACCGCATCGACCGGATCGCCGGCCGCGCCTGA